DNA from Oryzisolibacter sp. LB2S:
GTCGCGTGCTGCGCCCTGCCGGCCGCGGCCCAGGTGGTGCGCTGCACCGACCCCGTGACCGGCGGCGTGACCTACACCGATGGTGGCTGCCCACGCGGCGACGCGGCCCGCGAGGTCGAGCCGCGCAGGAGCCCGCAGGACATCGCCCAGGAACGCGCCCAGGCGGCCGAGGCCCTGCAGCGCAAGCATGAGCGCCAGTTGTTCGAGGCCGAGCAGCGCCGCGCGTCGCAGCAGGCCGAGCGCGCGGCCGCACACACACGCCCGCACAACGACCCCTCCCAGTCCATCGAATGCCGCCAGGCGCGCCAGAACCTTCAAGACGTGCTGGCCACGCTGGGGCGTGGCATGTATGACGAACAGTCGCGGCTCGATGCGGCCCAGCGCCAGACGGACCTGGCCTGCCTCAGCCCCGCCGACTACGCCAGGGCCGAGCAGCGGCGCGGCTACCAGCCCGCACAACCGCCGTACTACGGCCCGCCCGTGGTGGTCGTGCCGCCGCGCCCGGCCCCACCGCCGCGGCGCGACATCGTCAACTGCAACGTGTTTCGCTGCTACGACGGCAAGGGCAACGTCTACCCGCGCTGATCGGGCGCGGCAGTCAATCCCTCGCGCACCGTGGGGTAGCGCAGCACGAGGCGCAGCTCGCGCGCCATGCGCGTGGTGACCAGGCGGCGCGACTCGCCCATGAAGCTCAGCAGCGACAGCGGCAGCAGCTCCTGCGCCTGGCTGCGCAGCACGCGCGGGGGGCGCGGCAGGCCGTACAGATCGGCCGCCAGGTCGAAGTAGTCGCCCATCTTCATCTGGCTGTCGTCGGCCACGTTGTAGATGCGCTGGGGGCGCCCCCGCCACAGGGCCAATTGGCAGGCGCGCGCCAGGTCGTCGGCGTGGATGTGGTTGGTGTAGACATCGTCGGGCGCGGCCAGCACGGGTGTTGCGCGGCGCAGGCGCGCCTCGGGCGTGCCGCCCTCGCGGTCCGGCGCATAGATGCCGGGCACGCGCAGAATGCTCACGCGCACACCCGCGCGCCCCAGGTGGCGCATGGCGGCCTCGGCGTTCGCGCGGCGCTGGGCGCGCGGCGTGGCCGGCGCCAGGGGGCGCGACTCGGCCACCCAGTCTCCCGCGCAGTCGCCATACACGCCGCTGGTGGAGGCATAGACCAGCGCCCGCGGCAGCTGGCGCCGGCGCAGGGCCTGCGCCAGCGCCTGGCTGCGCGGGTCCAGCCACCAGTGCGGGCCCACCTCCTTCTGGCCCGGTGGCGGCGCCAGGTGCAGCACGCGCGTGGCCAGGCCCGCCAGGCGCGCGAGCGTGGCCGCGTCGTCCAGATTGCCCAGGAGCGCCGTGATGCCCGCGGCGCGCAGCTCGGGCAAGCGCGCGGGGGTGGAGGTCAGCGCGAGTACGCGCGGGCCGCGCGGACCCTGGCCACGCGCCACGCGCAGGCCCACGTCGCCGCAGCCGATGATGAGCAGGCGCTGGCGCCGAAAGCGCGCCGGTAATGCGCCGAGAGGGTTTTGGTTTGAGGGCAAAATCGGTCGCTTTGCTTATAGCCAGACAACGCCCCCGAGGATACCCACTGTCATGACCAGCGCCGAGACCGCATTCCAGATCAGCGTACAGCCCAGCGGCCGCAGCTTCGAGGCCCAGGCCGGCGAGGCCATCCTCACGGCCGCGATCCGCAGCGGCGTGGGCCTGCCCTACGGCTGCAAGGATGGCGCCTGCGGCTCATGCAAATGCAGAAAGCTGAGCGGATCCGTGGTGCATGGCGAGCACCAGCACAAGGCGCTGAGCGTCGAGGAAGAAGAGGCGGGCTACGTGCTCACCTGCTGCGCCAGGCCCCTGACCGACGTGGTGCTCGAATCGCGCCAGGTGACGGACGAGAGCGCCTACCCCATCCGCAAGCTGCCCGTACGCGTCAGCACCCTCACGCGCCTTTCGCCCGACGTGATGCAGCTGCGCCTGCAGCTGCCGGCGCATGACATCTTCCGCTACCACGCGGGCCAGTACATGGAATTCATCCTGCGTGACGGCAGCCGCCGCGCCTATTCGATGGCCACGGCGCCGCACCACCAGGAGGCCGCGCCCGGCGTGGAGCTGCACATACGCCACATGCCGGGAGGCAAGTTCACAACCCATGTGTTCGGCGCCCTCAAGGAGAAGGAAATCCTGCGCGTGGAGGGGCCGTTCGGCAGCTTCTACCTGCGCGAGGACTCGGACAAGCCCATGATCTTCCTGGCCTCGGGCACGGGCTTTGCGCCCATCAAGGCGCTGATCGAGCACATGCAGCACAAGGCCATCGCGCGCCCCGCCACGCTCTACTGGGGTGGGCGCCGTCCGCACGACCTGTACATGGACGCCTGGGTGCGCGAGCGCCTGGCCGAGATGCCGCAGCTGTGCTACGTGCCCGTGGTCTCCGACGCCCTGCCCGAGGACGGCTGGACGGGCCGCACGGGCTTTGTGCACCAGGCCGTGATGGACGACTTTGCCGATCTCTCCGGCCACCAAGTCTATGCCTGCGGCGCGCCCATCGTGGTCGACTCGGCGCGCGTGGCCTACAGCGCCGAGCGCGGCCTGCCACCCGAGGAGTTCTACGCCGACGCCTTCACCTCCGAGGCCGACAAGCATGGCGGCTGACGCGCCGCCCACCATTTTTTCATCACCCGCACCATCCATGAACCGCAGACGCCACCTTCTCTCGCTCGCCGCCCTGGGCGCGGCCCTTGCAAGCCCGCTCAGCCACGCACAGGACGGCCCCATCCGTCTCATCGTGCCCTACGCGCCGGGCGGGCCGCTGGACGTGACCTCGCGCGTCCTGGCCGAGCGCGTGCGCGACGCACTGGGAACCGTGGTGGTGGACAACAAGGCCGGCGCGGGCGGCAACATCGGCGCCGACCTCGTGGCCAAGGCCGCGCCGGACGGGCTGACCATTGGCATCGCTGCCACGGCCACGCATGCCGTCAACCCCTGGCTCTTCAGCCGCGTGCCCTATGACGCGGCCAAGGACTTTGCCGGCATCACGCAGATGGTGCGCGTGCCCAACGTGCTCGTGGTCAACGCCGCACGCGCCGAGCAGCTCAAGATCCACAGCGTGCAGGATCTGATCGCCTACGCGCGCGCCAATCCGGGCAAGCTCAACTACGGCAGCGGCGGCAACGGCAGCGCCGGCCATCTGGCGGGCGAGATGTTCAAGCAGAAGGCCGGCATCTTCGCGCTGCACATCCCCTACCGGGGCGCCAGCCCCGCGCAGCTGGCACTGCTGGCCGGCGAGGTGGACTTCAACTTCGACAACCTGGCCGCCGCGGCGCCCAACATCAAGGCAGGCAAGCTCAAGGCCCTGGCCGTGACCTCGCTCGCCGCGAGCCCCATGCTGCCCGGCGTGCCGCCGCTGTCGAACAGCTTCAAGGGCTTTGCCATCGACACCTGGTGGGGCCTGGTGGCGCCCGCGGGCACGCCCAAGCCCGTGATCGCCAGACTCAACAAGGCCTTCACCGACGCACTCAAGACCCCCGAGACCAAGACCCGCTTCGAGGCCCTGATGGCCGAGCCCGTGGCCACGACGCCCGAACAGTTCGACGCCTTCATGGCCGCCGAGCGCGCCAAGTACCAGCAGGTGGTGAAGGCCTCGGGCGCCAAGGTCGACTGAGGATTCCATCCGACACGCGCCCGCCGTCATCCCCACGCAGGAACGACATCCCGGACATTGATCCGGGACGGGGATCCACGGCGGCGACGAATGAATCGACTGGGATGTGCTCCTGGATCCCCGCATGCGCGGGGATGACGGGGTCGGCGGCGCCAGGCGGGTCACGCGAATCCATCGTTGCCGCAGTTGAATACAAAATTGATAGCTGTTCGCGCTTGATACACGGGGGCTTCCATCCCAGACGACCGCCGTCATCCCCGCGCATGCGGGGATCCACAGCAGCGACGAACACATGGCGCGGGGCTGGCCTCTGGATCCCCGCCTGCGCGGGGATGACGGACTCGGCGGTGCCAGGCCCCGTGGTCACGCGAATCGATCGCGGCCGCTGTGGGCAATAAAAATGCCAGCTGTCTGCGCTTAGCCTACGGTCGTTTTCATCTGATTGTCAGCGGAAACTGGCTACTGACAAGTGCAAAGCGCTGTGAATCCGTGAGCACCCTCAACACCACCAGGCCGGTGCCAGCACCCGCTCTATGCGCTGATCGGCCACGGCGGCAAGCCGTGTGGCGTCCACCATGGCGGGCGCCAGCTCGGCCAGGGGTTGGAGCACAAAGGCGCGCTCGTTCATGCGCGGGTGGGGCACGGTGAGCTCGGCACCCTCGAGGCGCAGGTCGCCGTAGAGCAGCAGATCCAGGTCCAGCGTGCGCGGCGCGTTGCGGTAGGGGCGCTCGCGCCCGGCGGCCTGCTCCAGGGCCTGCAGCGCGTGCAGCAGCGCGAGCGGCGCAAGGCGGGTCTGCAGCACGGCCACGGCGTTGAGATAGTCCGGCCCGCCCGCGTCCACGGGGGCGCTGCGGTACAGCGACGAGACCTGGCTGACCTGCGTGTCCGGCAACGCGGCCATGGCCTGCACGGCGCCGCGCAGGGCGGCGCGTGCGTCACCGAGGTTGGCGCCCATCCCTATCCAGGCCGTGACGCCGGCCTCGGCCCGCGGCGCCTGGGTCGGGCTCAAGCGCCCTCGCCCGCCGCGGGGCCGCTGGCACCACCGGCCGGCTTGCGGCGACGGCGGCGGCGCTTCTTGGGCGCGGCGCCGTCGCCCTGGGCGTCGGGCTCGGCGGGGGCCTCGGCCGGTGCGGCGCCGGTGGGCTTGGGCACGCGCCGCACCACGGGCTGGGCCTTGCGCTGGCGGGCGCGCTGCTCCTCGCGCACCTGCTCGATCATGTCCTCGCGGCGCGCATCATCGGCCAGCGAGAACTGCTGCCACCATTCGGCCAGCCCTTCCTCGACCTCGCCGACGTCGGCGCGCAGGCGCAGGAAGTCAAAACCCGCACGAAAGCGGATATGGGCCACCATGCTGAAGGGCGTGCTGCCCGAGCGCTTTTCGAAGCGCGGCTGCATGACCCAGATCTCGCGCATGTCGGCGGCCAGCTTGCCGCGGCCGGACACGTCGCCGATGCGCTTGTCGAACACCTCGTCGATGGCATCCTGCAGCGCCGGGAAGGCGTGCTCGTTGCGTGCCAGGCGCTGCTCCCAGCCGGCCTTGACGTCCTGCCAGAGCACGCAGGCGAGCAGAAAGCTCGGCGCCACGGTCTTGCCCTCGCCCACGCGGCGGTCGGTGTCGGCGAGCGCCGCCTGCACGAAGGGATGGTCGGCACGCTCGACCACCACGTCGAGCAGCGGGTAGATGCCCTTTTCCAACCCGAGCTTTTTCAGCTGCGCGATGGAGGCCAGCGCATGGCCGGTCTGCAGCAGCTTGAGCATTTCGTCGAAGAGGCGGCTTTGCGGCACGTCCTGCAAGAGCGGCTCACAGGCCAGCAGCGGCTTGGCGGTCTTGGGCTCGAGGGCGAAGCCCAGCGCACTGAGCTTGGCGGCGAAGCGCACGGCGCGGATGATGCGCACCGGGTCCTCGCGGTAGCGCGTGGCCGGGTCGCCGATCATGCGCAGCACGCGCTTTCTGGCGTCGTCCAGGCCCTTGTGGAAGTCCACCACGACCTGGGTCTCGGGGTCGTAGTACATGGCGTTGACGGTGAAGTCGCGCCGCGTGGCGTCCTCGTCCTGCGGGCCCCAGACGTTGTCGCGCAGCACGCGGCCGCTGGCGTCCACGGCGTGCTGCATGCCGGCGAGCTGCGCCTTGCTGGTGCGCTCGTTGCCGCTGACCTGCTCGGCCGCTGCGTTGTCCAGATAGGCGCGGAAGGTGGAGACCTCGATCACCTCATGCTCGCGCCCGCGCCCATGGACCACGTGCACGATGCGAAAGCGCTTGCCGATGATGAAGGCGCGCCGAAACAGCCCCTTGACCTGCTCGGGCGTGGCGTTGGTGGCCACGTCGAAGTCCTTGGGCTTGAGGCCCAGCAGCAGGTCGCGCACGGCGCCGCCGACGATGTAGGCCTCGAAGCCCGCCTGCTTGAGCGTGCGCACCACGTCGGTGGCGCGCCGGTCCACGAGCTCGGGGTTGATGCCGTGCACCGAGGCGGGCAGCTCCTCGCGCTTGCCAAAGCGGCGCTTGGCCGCGCGGCCCGCGCCGCCGCCCTTGCCCAGCAGCTTGTCGATGAAGGTCTTGATCATTGTTGTTGTGAGGCAAACAGGTCCAGGATGGGCCAGCCGCGCTCCTGCGCCAGGGCGCGCAGGCGCGGGTCGGGGTTGGTGGCCACGGGGTGATTGACCTTCTCCAGGAGCGGCACGTCGTTCATGGAGTCGCTGTAGAAGGTGCTGTCCACGTCGCCCCAGGAAAGGCCGCGCGCGGCCAGCCAGGCCTGCATGCGCCGCACCTTGCCCTCGCGCATGGTGGGCTCGCCGCGGATGTCGCCGGTGATCCAGCCATCGGCGTCGCGCTCGAGCTCGAGCGCCAGCAGCTGCTCCACGCCCAGCGCCTGGGCGATGGGGCGGGTGATGAATTCATTGGTGGCGGTGATGATGAGCACCTCGTCGCCCGCGTCGCGGTGCTTTTGCAGCAGCGCCAGCGCCTCGCCGTGGATGGCCGGCGCGATCACCTCGCGCATGAACTGCGCATGGGCCTGGGCCGCGGCGTCCGCGCCGCGCAGGCGCACTGCCTCGGTGGCAAAGCGCACGTAGTCGTGCACGTCCAGGCGCCCGGCCAGGTAATCCTCGTAGAAGGCCTTGTTGCGGCGGCCGAACTCCTCGCGGTCGGTCCAGCCGATGCGGATGGTGAACTCGCCCCACTCGTAGTCCGAGTCGAGCGGCAGCAGCGTGTGGTCCAGGTCGAACAGCGCCAGCCGTTTGCGTGGTACCGAAGGGGTGGATGTCATGCGAGTCGATGTGAGGGAAGATGGCCGGGCTGCGACGACGCCTGCGCGCTATTCGCTTTGCAGCATGGTCTTGAGCAGCGGCACGGTAATGGCACGCTGGGCACGCAGGGCAAAGCTGTCGAGCCGGTCGAGCAGCTGCATGAGGCTGCCCAGGTCGCGCGAGAAGCGCGTGAGCATGTAGTCCATGACCTCATCGGCCAGATGGATGCCGCGCGCGTCGGCCTGCTCGCGCAGCACCGCGCGGCGCTCGGATTCATCGAGCAGCTGCAGCTGGAACACATGGCCCCAGCCGAGCCGCGTGCGCAGGTCGTCGCGCAACGGCAGGTCGGCCGGCGGCAGCGCGCCCGCCGCCAGCACCCAGCGCGGCGCGCCGGCCGTGGGGTTGATGGCATTGACGAACCAGTTGAAGGCGGCCGCCTGCTGCGCCGTGGTGTAGAGCTGCACGTCGTCGAGCAGCACGGCGCTCCAGCGCTCGTCGAACGCCGACGGCAACGCGACCGAGGGGTCGAGCCAGCCCACGCTGGCGCCCTGGTCGCGCAGGGCCTCGTAGGTGGCGCGCAGCAGATGCGTCTTGCCCGTGCCGGCATCGCCCCACAGATAGGTGGGCACGGGCGAGCGCGGCGCCGCGCCGTCGCCCACCGACAGGCGCAGATGCTGCAGCGCCTGGGCATTGGGCCCGGCGTGGAAGTTGCCCAACGTGGGGCCGGTCGCCAGGCCGATGTCGAGCGCCAGTTGCTTCATGAATCGGATGCCAGCCCCCAAACATCGGCTGGCGCAGTAAATATGGGCATGTGCAGGAGGGCGGTCGCGGACTGAAAGGGAAAGGCCCAGCCCGGACTGATCATGCCGCGCGCAGGCGGCAAAGGGACGCATTCTAGTCTGTCGGCGACGCGCCGGCCCGGTGCCCACCGCACGCCGGCGGCACAGGACGGTTCGCCAGGGTATCCACCAACATGGCTCGCGCCCTGCATGGTTTAGCTTGGCCTCTTTCGCGCAGACGAAGCCCGGGACCCTGTCGGGGATGCCTGCCCGGGCAGCCACCCTCGGCCCCTCCGCAGGCAGCCCCGCACACGTCACGCATGAGGTGAAACATGTCCCAGAAAACCCTGTGGGCCCTGGCCCCCCTGGCCGCGGCGGCGCTGCTCGCCGGCTGCGGTGGCAGCAGCGACCGGCTCATCGTCGACAGCGACCCGACCAGCTGCACGGTGCGCGGCAGTGGCGGGGCGGCCGTCGTCGTCGGCTCGGGCGTCAGCGGCGACCCGGCTGCGCCGGAGGCCGCATCGGGCTACCGCCTGGGGCTCACGGCCAAGCATTCGAGCAAATACATGGCCATCGCCAACACGCCCCTGGCCACCAAGGCAGGCTGCGAGATTCTCAAGGCCGGCGGCTCCGCCGTGGACGCCGCCGTGGCCATGCAGGCCGTGCTGGGGCTGGTGGAGCCCCAGTCGAGCACCATCGCGGGCAGCGCCTTCATGATCTACTACGACGCAAAGAGCAAAAAGGTCGTCGCCTACGACGGCCGCGAGACCGCCCCGGCCGCCGCCACCAACTACTACCTCGTGCGGCAGAACCAGGACGACGCGGCCTCGCCCGCCCCCGTGCCGAGTGCGCGGCGCAGCGGCCGCTCCATCGGCGTGCCCGGCGTGATGCGCATGCTCGACATGGCGCACAAGGAGCATGGCAAGCTGCCCTGGAGCCAGTTGTTCGACCAGGGCATCAAGCTCTCGACCGACGGCTTTCTGATCCCGGGCCGGTTGGGCGCGGCCATCGCGAGCAATGCCAACAACCTGGCGCTCGACGCCAACGCCATGGCCACCTATTTCCACGCCGACGGCACGCCGCGCAAGACCGGCGAGTCCATGACCAACCTGCCCTATGCCCGGACGCTCAAAACCCTGGCCACCCAGGGCGCGGACGCCCTCTACAGCGGCGACCTGGCCAAGGCCATCGTCGCCAAGGCCGCGCAGTCCGTGGGCGACGATGCCGCAAAGACGCCCATCACCCCCAGCCTGATGACGCTTGCCGACCTGTCCGGCTACAAGGCCAAGAAGCGTGAGGCGGTCTGCACCAACTACCGCGGCACCTACCATGTGTGCACCATGTCGCCACCCTCGTCCGGCGGCATCGCCATCGCGCAGTCGCTGGGCATACTCGGCCAGTTCAACCTCGCGCAATACGGCCCCACCAACCCGGGCAACGAGGGCGGCGTGCCCAGTGTGATGGGCGTGCACCTGGTCTCGGAGGCCGAGCGCCTGGCCTACGCCGACCGCGACAAGTACGTGGCCGACACCGATTTCGTGCCGCTGCCGGCCCAGGGCCTGACCTCGCTGCTCGCCCCCGACTACCTCAGGCAGCGCGCCGCCCTCATCAGCCCGGACAAGAGCATGGGCACGGCCACACCCGGCGACTTCGGCCCCGTGCCGCAGGGCGTGGACAAGACCGACGAACATGGCACCACCCACCTGTCCGTGGTCGACGCCTATGGCAACGTGGTGTCGATGACGACCACGGTGGAATCGAGCATGGGCTCGTTCCACATGGTCGAGGGCTTTTTGCTCACCAACCAGCTGACGGACTTTTCCGCCAGCCCCGTGGACGCCAATGGCCTGCCCGTGGCCAACCGCGTCGCACCGGGCAAGCGCCCGCGCAGCACCATGGCGCCCACGCTGGTCTTCAGGGGCAGCGCGCCGGGCGACTTCGTCATGGCCACGGGCTCGCCCGGCGGGGGCGCCATCATCCAGTACGTGACCAAGACCCTCGTCGGCGCACTCGACTGGGGGCTGGACGCGCAGCAGGCCACCTCCCTCGTGAACTTCGGCGCAAGCAACAACCCCACGACGGGCGTGGATGGCTCCAACACCACGCTGGATCTGTCGGCGCTGATCAATGAGCTCAAGGCCAAGGGCCATACGGTCAACGGCAACGCCCAGTCGAGCGGCGTGGCCACCATCATGCGCGTGACGAAAGACGGCAAGACCCTGCTGGAAGGCGGCGCCGACCCGCGGCGCGAGGGCATCGTGCTCGGAGACGGCTCGCTCTGAGGCCACGCGAGCCCCGCTGCAACCCCAAGGCCCCGTCCGCTGGCGGGGCCTTTTTGTGGCGTCCCTCACCCCGCCGCAGGCATAGTCACAGGCATATATGGGCAGCGCCAGCGCCCTGCCGACTAAAATCGCGGGTTTGGTTCGATCCGCCCACCCCTTTGGAATTTCATGAGCTCCTCTGCCACCCCACCCATTTCGTACAAGGACGCCGGCGTTGACATCGACGCGGGCGACGCATTGGTCGAGCGCATCAAGCCGCTGGCAAAGAAGACCCTGCGCGAAGGCGTGATGGCCGGCATCGGCGGCTTTGGCGCGCTGTTCGAGGTGCCCAAGCGCTACCAGGAGCCGGTGCTGGTCTCCGGCACCGACGGCGTGGGCACCAAGCTCAAGCTGGCGTTCGAATGGAACATGCACGACACCGTGGGCATAGACCTCGTCGCCATGAGCGTCAACGACGTGCTGGTGCAGGGCGCCGAGCCGCTGTTCTTCCTCGACTACTTCGCCTGCGGCAAGCTCGACGTGGACACGGCCGCAGCCGTGGTCGGCGGCATCGCCAAAGGCTGCGAACTCTCGGGCTGCGCCCTCATCGGCGGCGAGACCGCCGAGATGCCCGGCATGTACCCGGCCGGTGAATACGACCTGGCGGGCTTTGCCGTCGGCGCCGTCGAGAAGTCCAGGATTCTCACGGGCCAGAACGTGCAGGCCGGCGACGTGGTGCTGGGCCTGGCTTCGAGCGGCGTGCATTCCAATGGCTTTTCGCTGGTGCGCAAGTGCATCGAGCGCGCCAGCGCGAGCGGCAGCCTGCCCGAGCAGCTCGATGGCAAGCCCTTCAAGGCTGCCATCATGGAGCCCACCCGCCTGTACGTGAAGAACGTGCTGGCCGCGCTGGCGCAGCACCCGATCAAGGCCTTGTCGCACATCACCGGCGGTGGCCTGCTGGAGAACATCCCGCGCGTGCTGCCCGACGGCCTGGCAGCCCACCTCAAGGCCGGCAGCTGGCCCAAGACGGAGCTGTTCGCCTGGCTGCAGCAGACCGCCGGCATCGACGACCAGGAAATGAACCGCACCTTCAACAACGGCATCGGCATGGTG
Protein-coding regions in this window:
- a CDS encoding DUF4124 domain-containing protein, with amino-acid sequence MAAPAIHRMNAPTPRRMTLGLGLLLVACCALPAAAQVVRCTDPVTGGVTYTDGGCPRGDAAREVEPRRSPQDIAQERAQAAEALQRKHERQLFEAEQRRASQQAERAAAHTRPHNDPSQSIECRQARQNLQDVLATLGRGMYDEQSRLDAAQRQTDLACLSPADYARAEQRRGYQPAQPPYYGPPVVVVPPRPAPPPRRDIVNCNVFRCYDGKGNVYPR
- the purM gene encoding phosphoribosylformylglycinamidine cyclo-ligase encodes the protein MSSSATPPISYKDAGVDIDAGDALVERIKPLAKKTLREGVMAGIGGFGALFEVPKRYQEPVLVSGTDGVGTKLKLAFEWNMHDTVGIDLVAMSVNDVLVQGAEPLFFLDYFACGKLDVDTAAAVVGGIAKGCELSGCALIGGETAEMPGMYPAGEYDLAGFAVGAVEKSRILTGQNVQAGDVVLGLASSGVHSNGFSLVRKCIERASASGSLPEQLDGKPFKAAIMEPTRLYVKNVLAALAQHPIKALSHITGGGLLENIPRVLPDGLAAHLKAGSWPKTELFAWLQQTAGIDDQEMNRTFNNGIGMVVIVPQEAADATAATLRALGEQVYTIGAIAERGAGAAVVVA
- a CDS encoding CDP-6-deoxy-delta-3,4-glucoseen reductase produces the protein MTSAETAFQISVQPSGRSFEAQAGEAILTAAIRSGVGLPYGCKDGACGSCKCRKLSGSVVHGEHQHKALSVEEEEAGYVLTCCARPLTDVVLESRQVTDESAYPIRKLPVRVSTLTRLSPDVMQLRLQLPAHDIFRYHAGQYMEFILRDGSRRAYSMATAPHHQEAAPGVELHIRHMPGGKFTTHVFGALKEKEILRVEGPFGSFYLREDSDKPMIFLASGTGFAPIKALIEHMQHKAIARPATLYWGGRRPHDLYMDAWVRERLAEMPQLCYVPVVSDALPEDGWTGRTGFVHQAVMDDFADLSGHQVYACGAPIVVDSARVAYSAERGLPPEEFYADAFTSEADKHGG
- a CDS encoding gamma-glutamyltransferase family protein; protein product: MSQKTLWALAPLAAAALLAGCGGSSDRLIVDSDPTSCTVRGSGGAAVVVGSGVSGDPAAPEAASGYRLGLTAKHSSKYMAIANTPLATKAGCEILKAGGSAVDAAVAMQAVLGLVEPQSSTIAGSAFMIYYDAKSKKVVAYDGRETAPAAATNYYLVRQNQDDAASPAPVPSARRSGRSIGVPGVMRMLDMAHKEHGKLPWSQLFDQGIKLSTDGFLIPGRLGAAIASNANNLALDANAMATYFHADGTPRKTGESMTNLPYARTLKTLATQGADALYSGDLAKAIVAKAAQSVGDDAAKTPITPSLMTLADLSGYKAKKREAVCTNYRGTYHVCTMSPPSSGGIAIAQSLGILGQFNLAQYGPTNPGNEGGVPSVMGVHLVSEAERLAYADRDKYVADTDFVPLPAQGLTSLLAPDYLRQRAALISPDKSMGTATPGDFGPVPQGVDKTDEHGTTHLSVVDAYGNVVSMTTTVESSMGSFHMVEGFLLTNQLTDFSASPVDANGLPVANRVAPGKRPRSTMAPTLVFRGSAPGDFVMATGSPGGGAIIQYVTKTLVGALDWGLDAQQATSLVNFGASNNPTTGVDGSNTTLDLSALINELKAKGHTVNGNAQSSGVATIMRVTKDGKTLLEGGADPRREGIVLGDGSL
- a CDS encoding HAD family hydrolase, which encodes MTSTPSVPRKRLALFDLDHTLLPLDSDYEWGEFTIRIGWTDREEFGRRNKAFYEDYLAGRLDVHDYVRFATEAVRLRGADAAAQAHAQFMREVIAPAIHGEALALLQKHRDAGDEVLIITATNEFITRPIAQALGVEQLLALELERDADGWITGDIRGEPTMREGKVRRMQAWLAARGLSWGDVDSTFYSDSMNDVPLLEKVNHPVATNPDPRLRALAQERGWPILDLFASQQQ
- the folK gene encoding 2-amino-4-hydroxy-6-hydroxymethyldihydropteridine diphosphokinase, which produces MGANLGDARAALRGAVQAMAALPDTQVSQVSSLYRSAPVDAGGPDYLNAVAVLQTRLAPLALLHALQALEQAAGRERPYRNAPRTLDLDLLLYGDLRLEGAELTVPHPRMNERAFVLQPLAELAPAMVDATRLAAVADQRIERVLAPAWWC
- a CDS encoding tripartite tricarboxylate transporter substrate binding protein codes for the protein MNRRRHLLSLAALGAALASPLSHAQDGPIRLIVPYAPGGPLDVTSRVLAERVRDALGTVVVDNKAGAGGNIGADLVAKAAPDGLTIGIAATATHAVNPWLFSRVPYDAAKDFAGITQMVRVPNVLVVNAARAEQLKIHSVQDLIAYARANPGKLNYGSGGNGSAGHLAGEMFKQKAGIFALHIPYRGASPAQLALLAGEVDFNFDNLAAAAPNIKAGKLKALAVTSLAASPMLPGVPPLSNSFKGFAIDTWWGLVAPAGTPKPVIARLNKAFTDALKTPETKTRFEALMAEPVATTPEQFDAFMAAERAKYQQVVKASGAKVD
- a CDS encoding SDR family oxidoreductase produces the protein MPSNQNPLGALPARFRRQRLLIIGCGDVGLRVARGQGPRGPRVLALTSTPARLPELRAAGITALLGNLDDAATLARLAGLATRVLHLAPPPGQKEVGPHWWLDPRSQALAQALRRRQLPRALVYASTSGVYGDCAGDWVAESRPLAPATPRAQRRANAEAAMRHLGRAGVRVSILRVPGIYAPDREGGTPEARLRRATPVLAAPDDVYTNHIHADDLARACQLALWRGRPQRIYNVADDSQMKMGDYFDLAADLYGLPRPPRVLRSQAQELLPLSLLSFMGESRRLVTTRMARELRLVLRYPTVREGLTAAPDQRG
- the hda gene encoding DnaA regulatory inactivator Hda, which encodes MKQLALDIGLATGPTLGNFHAGPNAQALQHLRLSVGDGAAPRSPVPTYLWGDAGTGKTHLLRATYEALRDQGASVGWLDPSVALPSAFDERWSAVLLDDVQLYTTAQQAAAFNWFVNAINPTAGAPRWVLAAGALPPADLPLRDDLRTRLGWGHVFQLQLLDESERRAVLREQADARGIHLADEVMDYMLTRFSRDLGSLMQLLDRLDSFALRAQRAITVPLLKTMLQSE
- the pcnB gene encoding polynucleotide adenylyltransferase PcnB codes for the protein MIKTFIDKLLGKGGGAGRAAKRRFGKREELPASVHGINPELVDRRATDVVRTLKQAGFEAYIVGGAVRDLLLGLKPKDFDVATNATPEQVKGLFRRAFIIGKRFRIVHVVHGRGREHEVIEVSTFRAYLDNAAAEQVSGNERTSKAQLAGMQHAVDASGRVLRDNVWGPQDEDATRRDFTVNAMYYDPETQVVVDFHKGLDDARKRVLRMIGDPATRYREDPVRIIRAVRFAAKLSALGFALEPKTAKPLLACEPLLQDVPQSRLFDEMLKLLQTGHALASIAQLKKLGLEKGIYPLLDVVVERADHPFVQAALADTDRRVGEGKTVAPSFLLACVLWQDVKAGWEQRLARNEHAFPALQDAIDEVFDKRIGDVSGRGKLAADMREIWVMQPRFEKRSGSTPFSMVAHIRFRAGFDFLRLRADVGEVEEGLAEWWQQFSLADDARREDMIEQVREEQRARQRKAQPVVRRVPKPTGAAPAEAPAEPDAQGDGAAPKKRRRRRRKPAGGASGPAAGEGA